A region from the Clostridia bacterium genome encodes:
- the dut gene encoding dUTP diphosphatase — protein MRCAGKPRAELPCYMTESASGLDLRACLDGEVSIAPGARGLVPTGWRIALPPGYEGQVRPRSGLAAKRGVTVLNSPGTIDSDYRGEIAVVLINLGEEEFFVRHGDRIAQLVIAPVTRAELSEAESLDETARGDGGFGHTG, from the coding sequence ATGCGCTGTGCAGGGAAGCCCCGTGCCGAGCTGCCCTGCTACATGACGGAGTCGGCTTCTGGGCTCGATCTTCGGGCCTGCCTTGATGGGGAAGTCAGCATCGCCCCAGGCGCCCGTGGTCTTGTTCCCACTGGCTGGCGCATAGCGCTGCCTCCAGGGTATGAAGGACAGGTCCGCCCGAGGAGCGGACTCGCGGCGAAGCGCGGCGTGACAGTTCTCAATTCGCCGGGGACCATAGATTCCGACTACCGCGGGGAGATCGCGGTGGTTCTCATAAATCTGGGCGAGGAGGAGTTCTTTGTCCGACACGGCGACCGCATCGCTCAGTTGGTGATAGCGCCTGTGACAAGAGCGGAACTCTCCGAGGCGGAGTCGCTTGATGAGACTGCACGCGGAGATGGCGGATTCGGGCACACCGGCTGA
- a CDS encoding glycosyl hydrolase family 18 protein: protein MQPNATATALVVLLYLASSLAGTHTSKTGSQVPTPPGVHTTQSTPQARNDAVEDMAGRSAAVSGTANVRSGPGTNYPKIASLPKNSPLHLLSEVNGWCQVSLPSGGYGWIARRLLTLGPDPSGSESASRGRDVVGYYTVDYPGDRSSYNVVRTYSGALTAIAPFSFSVDHVGNIDGQHSAEAQELAASRGLTNLALVHNLRGDSFNRSEISAMLNSKAARKRAAEGILTVLKTHHYDGVNIDFENVPPSDRAVLTQFMQELHASLSPLGYKVTMSAPAKHSDSPKSSWIGAFDYYQLGRAVDQFMIMTYDEHTSGTPAGPVASLPWVERVVKYATTQIPKGKILLGVAAYGYDWNTATNRARALTYSKAISTAAKHGKKVLWDNKAKTPYFRYTSAGVSREVWFESADSLSAKLDIVKKYDLGGIAIWRLGQEDTEYWKLIKTELIR, encoded by the coding sequence GTGCAGCCTAACGCAACCGCAACAGCTCTCGTCGTGCTCCTGTATCTAGCAAGTTCTCTAGCAGGCACTCACACTAGTAAGACGGGCTCCCAGGTCCCCACGCCGCCTGGCGTCCACACAACACAATCCACCCCCCAAGCACGAAACGACGCAGTCGAGGACATGGCAGGCCGCAGCGCAGCCGTCTCCGGCACGGCCAACGTCCGTTCAGGCCCTGGAACCAACTACCCGAAGATCGCGTCGCTGCCGAAAAACAGCCCACTGCACCTTCTGAGCGAGGTCAATGGATGGTGTCAGGTGAGCCTTCCATCTGGAGGGTATGGGTGGATCGCGCGGCGCCTGCTTACCCTCGGTCCTGACCCGAGCGGCAGCGAATCCGCCTCACGCGGCAGAGACGTCGTCGGTTACTACACTGTGGACTATCCTGGCGACAGGTCTTCATACAATGTAGTGCGCACCTACTCAGGCGCTCTCACAGCCATCGCGCCATTCTCCTTTTCGGTGGACCATGTTGGCAACATCGATGGGCAACACAGTGCAGAGGCACAGGAACTTGCAGCCTCCAGAGGCCTTACGAACCTTGCTTTGGTTCACAATCTCCGCGGGGATTCATTCAACCGCTCGGAGATCTCAGCGATGCTAAACTCCAAAGCAGCCAGGAAACGAGCGGCGGAGGGCATCCTCACCGTTTTGAAGACTCACCACTACGACGGTGTGAACATCGACTTCGAAAACGTTCCTCCGTCAGATCGGGCAGTGCTTACCCAGTTCATGCAGGAGCTTCACGCGAGTCTGTCCCCGCTTGGGTACAAGGTCACCATGTCTGCGCCTGCGAAGCATAGCGATTCCCCCAAGTCTTCATGGATCGGGGCTTTCGACTATTACCAGCTGGGCAGGGCAGTCGACCAGTTCATGATCATGACGTACGATGAACACACGTCTGGAACACCGGCAGGTCCAGTTGCATCGCTTCCGTGGGTCGAACGCGTGGTCAAATACGCAACCACCCAGATTCCGAAGGGGAAGATCCTCCTCGGGGTGGCCGCTTACGGATATGACTGGAACACCGCGACCAACCGGGCCAGGGCGCTGACCTACTCGAAGGCCATCTCGACTGCGGCGAAACACGGCAAGAAAGTGCTGTGGGATAACAAAGCGAAAACCCCCTACTTCCGCTACACGTCGGCTGGCGTCTCGCGGGAAGTGTGGTTCGAAAGCGCGGATAGCCTCAGCGCCAAGCTGGATATCGTGAAGAAGTACGACCTCGGAGGAATCGCCATCTGGAGACTGGGCCAAGAGGACACAGAATACTGGAAACTTATCAAGACCGAGCTGATCAGATAG
- the dapB gene encoding 4-hydroxy-tetrahydrodipicolinate reductase — protein MGSNPRVLVTGAAGRMGREVVRAVVRAEGMELAGAVDRSLVKQDAGVVAGVGPLGVEIRDDLDGALRDCRPDVMVDFTIARAAQENTMTAIANHVRFVVGTSGLGPEAISDLMNEATKERVAGAIVPNFALGAVLMMRFARAAAKYMPACEIIELHHDGKVDFPSGTSVATAHEVASGRGDAVGARARDSAVRGVEVEGVPIHSVRLPGLVAHQEVIFGGPGQVLTIRHDSMGRDSFMPGVLLAIRRVMLSDMVVLGLDSLMD, from the coding sequence ATGGGGTCCAACCCAAGAGTACTGGTAACTGGCGCCGCTGGGCGAATGGGACGAGAGGTAGTTCGCGCAGTGGTCAGAGCAGAAGGCATGGAACTGGCAGGCGCGGTAGACCGTTCCCTCGTGAAGCAGGATGCAGGGGTCGTCGCTGGAGTCGGCCCACTCGGGGTCGAGATTCGGGATGATCTCGACGGCGCACTTCGGGACTGCCGTCCTGACGTAATGGTCGATTTCACCATTGCGCGGGCAGCACAGGAGAACACTATGACTGCCATCGCGAATCACGTGAGGTTCGTGGTAGGCACCTCGGGTCTGGGGCCAGAGGCGATCAGCGATCTGATGAATGAGGCAACGAAGGAACGTGTCGCGGGTGCAATCGTGCCGAACTTCGCCCTCGGGGCGGTCCTGATGATGCGCTTCGCGAGGGCAGCCGCCAAGTACATGCCTGCATGCGAGATAATCGAACTGCACCATGACGGGAAGGTGGATTTCCCCTCTGGCACCTCTGTGGCCACCGCGCATGAGGTGGCTTCCGGTCGAGGCGACGCAGTTGGCGCCCGGGCGCGAGATAGTGCCGTGCGTGGGGTGGAAGTTGAGGGAGTGCCAATCCATTCAGTGCGGTTGCCCGGGCTTGTAGCTCATCAGGAAGTGATATTCGGCGGACCCGGGCAGGTCCTTACCATCAGGCACGACTCCATGGGGCGTGATTCGTTCATGCCCGGGGTCCTGCTAGCCATCAGGCGAGTGATGCTCTCGGATATGGTCGTGCTTGGGCTTGACTCGCTGATGGATTAG
- a CDS encoding aspartyl-phosphate phosphatase Spo0E family protein, which produces MRLHAEMADSGTPADRRRKVRKPTMDEAIEERLDLLRQDIEALRAELHDIVIKEGTACASGRAYAVSGQLDKLIVQFLRVKERIPTRE; this is translated from the coding sequence ATGAGACTGCACGCGGAGATGGCGGATTCGGGCACACCGGCTGATCGCCGAAGGAAGGTGCGAAAACCCACCATGGATGAGGCAATCGAGGAGCGACTTGACTTGCTCCGACAGGATATCGAGGCTCTTCGCGCTGAACTCCACGACATTGTGATCAAGGAGGGGACGGCATGTGCGTCTGGCAGAGCGTACGCTGTCTCTGGCCAGCTTGACAAGCTCATTGTCCAGTTCCTCAGGGTGAAGGAGAGAATCCCAACTCGGGAATGA